GTGAGGCGGACGGTGATGGCGGCGGCACTAGGGTTTGCTGTAGAACGGCGATTCGGCGACTGCGAGCTTGGGACAAGGAGACCGGCATGGTGCGGCTCAGCTTTTATGGGGCGGGAGCAACTTGGGATGCAAGGCAAGGGAGGAGGCGCGGCGGTCATGGACTCTgacatggcggcggtggagagtCCAGCCTGGACTCGAGCTGAACGTAAGGGAAGGCGTCTGACAGCTGGGGCCGGGCCGTCAGCTACACAGAGCGCGAAAGAGAAGAACGGCGCGGGCACGgctactgggccggcctgctaGGCCGTGGGGCGCGGGAGAGGGAGCTGGGCCGCGCTAAGGAATGAGGCCAGCTGCTGGGACGCTGCGGAAGGAAAGGCCGAGCGGCCTaaaagagagggaggaggaagaaatcttctctttttttcaatttcattttcaaatccaaattccaaccaaattcaaattcttttgcaaattttgaccaaacccaagcatcacaaaataaatatgcatcagcatgaatgcttaaacatgtatgtagaccttatattcggttttaattttaacaaagttattatttttctgaGTTTGCATGCTCAtaaaatgcataaataaatcattttaagctATTTTaaaaatatgcaaaatttagggtgttacggTTGCTCGTTGCTTGCTTCCTGGTAGTAGGTGCTAAGCGCAAGCCTTGCTGTCTAgccgatgatgatgatgtcctTTGGGTGCTGTTTCCATCTTTGGAGGCATCTGTTGTTGCACCTTCCTTTCTTCCTAGTGCAGATCTTCGGGGTGAAAATCTGGTCCCTGCTACATAGGCAGCGGAGGCGCTGCCTGTGTCGCAACCATCCTTGGAGGCGTTGCCTCCTCAAGTGCTCCGTGTGGTTGTCGTTGCCATGTCATCCAGTTGGTGGTGGAATTTCTTGGGTTGAGCCTGAACACGCTTCATATCCTTCAATGCTTGTGTTTGCCTTACAGTGTGGTCGCTTCTCTGGTTGATGCTTTGCCACTTCCTTGTCGCTTCTTCGACGGTACTTTTGCCGCCGTTGTTGCTGGCTATCGCTGTGCGGATCTTTGCCACTACCATTGCGCATCTTTTTTCCGGTGGATACTTGGCCGCCGTGGTTCCTCTCTAGCGGATCCTTTGCCGCTACAATTGCGCCTCTCTTTTCGGGCGGATACTTGGCCACCGTGGTTCCTCTCTATCGGATGCTTTGCCACTGTTGTCATATCAGCTTCCTTGGCGGATGCTTGGCCGCCGACCCGTTTGGTACTTTTCCTGGTGGATACTTTGCTGCCACTGTTGTTGGAAGCTCACCTCGTTGCCATCACGGTTTTACTACACTGTAGGTTACCATTGTGTTGTAGTGATTCTGTCATAGGCTGTCTATTATGGTCTCAAGGCTAAGGGTCCTCCCTCCCATTTTCTCTTGCCGCTTATGTGTACCTTTCAGACTGCACTAGTAATCCTTTGATTACTTGCTTGCCTGTAACACTCTACTTttgcttaatgaaaaacgtgctaGGACATCAGCTTGTTATCCTCGGGGTTTTTTAATTTACAATGCAGGCGATCACCTGATATATTTACACCGTCGGTTCACTTAACCTACCGCCAGTGTCAATCTGATTTGTACTAGTGTCATCCTTAAGAGAACCAACAGTGTAAATACATGATTTATACTTGTGCTAGACTTAAGAAAACCGCCAATAAAGATGCATTTACACTGGTAGTTTTCTTAACCTAGCCAGACTACAAATaattttttaaattattttttaaatttttataaataatctcGGATGGAAAAATGCTTTGTATGAAAGTTTTAGTACATgcaaatatctacaactttgtagctgactactttttcatttgaaattacttGGGGCTCGGAGATTGTGTTTTAAGATTAACGATTTTCAAATTCATATTTTATTAATTTTTAGAGGAAAAAGTTCAAATTACATCCTCCAAGTTTGGTCTATGTCCTAAATGACCAGCTAAACTAACTATTTCAGTTGGTGCAATTTACTCCTTAAAagaatttttcttttttgtttcttaGTATACATATTGTGTTTTAGTTTTCAATTTTGTGAGGTGACGAGGACATCATAGTTTGTGTTAGAAAAATATATCATGAATTTTCCATCATTGTATTTTGTACCATATTGTATCTCTAATGTTGTTTATTTTAAAATTTCCTAAGCTATCAAAATAGTCGCACGACCAATACTCCGTCTCAAAGCTGCGGCCTTGGTGCCTTGACACGGGAGCCGTGACAACGTTCGTCACCACAATTTACAATAAATCAATAATACAGTAACCAAGATCATAGCAACGAAGTGAATGAAAGAGCTAGCTTCACCACTTGTAGAAATTCCACAATGCAAACTGGACCCCCGATGGAGCTCTTGAAGATGGGTAGGCATTCATGCATGCGGAGGCATACGAAACAAAATTTAAGCCTCATTTAACATAACACACATATCATTTATGTTCCTAACATACTTGCAGGTACAAGTGCTAGAGTGAAAGGAAATATACTGAACAGCAGGCATGATCGTCGAGCAACATTATTAGAGGTTTAAAGCACGCAAAGGTCTATCAAGAGCACATCGATATTGTTGTAAGAAGATGACTGTGTAGTAGACTGACACCAGCTCCACGCATGCGGCATATATATGGGGCAGCAGACAGGACTACCCAAAATGCTCCCAACATCATGAGATCCACCTACTTAATTCGCAAACTCCTCGGTAGACTGACACCAGCTCCACGCATGCGGCATATATATGGGGCAGCAGACAGGACTACCCAAAATGCTCCCAACGTCATGAGATCCACCAACTTAATCCGCAAACTCCTCCCACCGAGGATCAAGAGGCAAAAGGCTGAATCTCCCAAGACTGCAATAAAAATCGTCAAGGaaaaataattttgattagcATAATTAGTCTAGCATTGATGATTGATGAAGGTCAATGGCAATGATATGGAACTCAGCTAAAACAATTAACAACAGACAACCGTACGGTACTCGGAAGTGCCTGTGTACCGTTGATCTGAATGTAAATTATTATATATTACCTCTTCTTAATTAGAAGAGGTAATAGaagaaacacagaataaatagagAAAACCTCTTCTTATTAGTTAATCcaatatacatgcatgcatgatctTACTTTGGTATTTGATGTAATAATGTGACATGTGGATGAGATATAAATCATCTTGTTTTACTAACATGTTCTTTTCTTGTAAGttgacaaataaagatcatgtgtGATATATATACCTGTAAAATTAATTTTTTAATGCGGAAAGACTAACATTATCTGTAATGATCGTTTCAACATGACTAGATCCATTTTGAACAGCAACGTCATGTTGATCGTGTACGTGTTTTATTTGTCACTAGCCATAGCAGATCACTTTTAACACCAACATCATGTTAAAAATTAATGTTCTTGCGTACTCAGACATAGTCCGTACGTGAGAATAGTAACAAGTATATACTTAACTGTATCTATTTTTCTTAGAAAAGTGATAATTACTTCATATGTATAAGTAGCCCAGGCAGACGAAGATTTCAgggatttgttttttttcttctttttctctgattatttaatttatttaattGTCCTACTAATTCTAAAAATCAAGGGCTATGATTTCTTTGGGATCTTGCTACGTCCTAAGTGGTTTTTGGAgcatataataataatatatataataataatatagtaatggAGAAGTACGTGTTAGTGGAATTGGGAATGGAATGTGGTTATAAAAACAAGTTGGGCAGCTGGTACGTACCTCTTCACCGTCGCTGTGTATTGGTCCTGCCATCATATCTTCAACATTAATTTTACCCACTTCGAATCTGAGTGCGGAACTATTGGGATGGAGTTGTGCTAGGCGCCTGAGCTCAGCATTTGCCTTGTTCACGTCCTCACGGAAGGCATCCTTACAGTCCAGACGTGCCAGGAAATAGCGTAGTGAAGGGAGGCACTCCAAGTCCAAGCCGAGATTATTGTCACAGGTAGCATGTATATCCTTGTAGAAAGCCCTGATTGGGACAGTGAACACAAGCTCCTGGAGGTTTGGCATCACAGCAACAGGGGCCCGTGCTACTCTGCTGCGGCCCCCATCCTCTGCTTTGGAATCGGAATCAAATACCATAGCAGCATCCTGTCCTCCCCTCCAGATGCTTAACGAAGCACTAGTCGAGTCACCGTTGGTCGCCAACTGGACCATCCAGCCTGCCAACCGGAGGATTCTCAACTTGGGGAAGAAGACATCATGGGCAGCAATATTAACTACCATCCCATAATCCGTGGGTCCACGAATAAGATCAGGCGGTAAAATGGAGAGGCAACGGAGATCTGGCAGCCCACCCAAGGCTCTCAGACCTGCCTCGTCCATATGATCCACATGCAACCACAAGTAGCAAAGGTTGGGGAGAAGCGTGGGATATATGAATGACGGCACACAAGGGAACCAGATGCTTTGTATACGGAGACGCCTAAGATGTTCCGGAAGCACGGCTTTGTCCCACTCCACTGAGGCAGGGCTAGTTTCACGAATCAGATTATAATCAAGATCCAGATGCTGGAGCTCCTGCAGATTGCCTAGTGACTTCAAAAGTTCTGCCTGCATGCTCTCATCCAGCCTGCCTAGGCCATTCACACGGAGCACCCTCAGTAGGCTCTGGTTGCCCAGCTCCTTCAAAAATTGCCTCTCGGACTCAGAAGATAGCATGCAAACACTTATCTGTAGCTCTTCCAGTGACGTCACCTTCTGGAGGAACCCATCCGGCACCATCACAAATATGCTGTCACATCGTAGGCAGACCAACCGCGTTAGCAGGCTAATGCTCCATGGCAGCTGATGTAGTTCGGTGTCCAGCATGTCCAATGTCTGTAGAAGCTTTAGAGCCCCTATCGCCTTCGGGAGCTCTCGAACGTTTGTATGTCGTAGCCCTAGGTACCTCAAATGAACTAGTTCTCCAAGATGCTCAAGCCAGCGCCTGCCATACTCCTGAATATTAGATGATGTGCACGTCTCTAAAGCTAGCACACGTAAGAGTTTAAAGCTCGGAGACAAGATCCAACCACGGATATCACACCCATGGGCAACCAATGACCTCAGTTGTGTTGTGTCCCTATGACGATGAGATTGACCCAAAAGTAGTATCCTATTTTGGTGAGCTAACCGGCGCAAATTGTGTCGCGATGATGTTCGTCCATCCTCATTTGAGATAGTGATAAAATTTTCTTCGCCTGCCAGACCACGAATAAGATCAAGGACCATGTCATGAACACGACAGCCATGTATGATGCCATCCACTTCTGACTCTACCCCTTGGATCATGCTCCTGTTTATGAGCTGATGGAAGTATTCCTCTCCCCGCTGAAACAAGCTTGTTCCTGTTTTCTTCTCTATAAAACCTTCAGCTACCCACTTCCATATCAAGGAATCTTTCTCAATCTCATAGTCTTCGGGATACACACTTAGGTACAATAAGCAGGTCTTTAGATGAGAAGGCAGATCATAGTAGCTAAGGGACAATATCCACTCAGTATCATCTACCTGCCTGTTGTCTCTGCCACCATAGAAACCAGGAGAGTTGCAGACCTCAAACCAATCGTTTCTTGATTTGCCCACCAACAAGCTAGCCATTGTGATGATAGCTAATGGCACACCACCACATTTGTGTAGAATCTTTTCAGATGCCCCTTCAGGATGATGAGCAGGACAGTTGTCTTCACCACCAAATAGCCTCATATAAAATAGCTTCTTTGAGTTATCATGTGAAAGAGGACCAAGCTGGTAAACTTCATCGACACAGGCTACTTCTAGATTTCGAGTAGTTTTGACTACTCTACTTCCATTATTCTTCTGATGCAAAGCTAATCCTAATGCTTTCCAAGAATTTATGTCCCATACGTCGTCAATAACGATGAAGAACCTACCAGTGCAACAAGACAGTACAAATTAATAGCCATAGTTAGTAAGTAAACCTTCGAGCATCTATCGTCTTTAAAGGAGAAGAAGAGCGGCACTACATctgtagtatactactactgaaTATGCGTGATGTCTAATTTTAATTTAGTCTTTGAAACTCACATACTAGTGGAACTTCATAGATGTTCAAAGTTTTAAGAACTCTGTACTTCCAAGATTTACAATGTCCCCGTTGAAACTTCTTCAAATTTGTATTATCAAATTTAAACCCTAGCAAGAAAAGGAGTATTGTGCCACGACTGCAGCTTTGATTCATAACGAAAAACAAACAAACATCTTCAGATCTGTATTATCAAATATAAATTCCCAAGCAAGAAGAAGTATTGTACCACTACTACATCTTTGATACATAATAAAAAAGAAACATCTTCAAATTAAATGGTATGCTCCCAAATAGTATGCACACAGTACAAGTAGCGtagcatatatataataataagattATGAAACAGAGAAACTATAGGTGATTAGGTGACTACTGATTAATCCATACCTTTTGTTTTCAAGGAATTTTCGGAGTTCGACAATGAGCAGTTGTAGGTCCTTTATATCACGAATGGCCTGGTACTTATTTTGGTCGAGACCGAAGAAGATGCTGGTGAAGACTTGCACCAGGTCAGGATTGCAGCCAACCGAAACAAAGGCTCGACAATCATATCCCGTACTCAGCTCGTCGTAAACCGCCTTGGCAAGAGTGGTCTTGCCCAGACCACCAGCTCCGACCACAGAAACTATATTGGTCcggttgctgctgctggaggCGCCAGCATCTCCGTGGCCGTGGGTCGATGACTGAAACATGTCTATGAGCTCCGCCCTCGCCCTCTCGATGCCGATAATCTGTGCTGCCTCTTTGTGCATGTCCACAAGGCGAGGATCCAGTTTGGTGGCCGGCGCAGGCACTGCAACGGGTATGGAGTACCTCTCGCGGCGGTCCCACACCTCCTGGAGTCGTTTCTTCATGTCCTCGATCGCGCCGGCGATGTCGTGGCGTGCCTTGCTCTCCTTCAACAACTTGGCCATCTTCTTGAGACGTTTAAGCAAGCCTTTCTTGCTTTTAGTCTCAGCAGGGGCGGCCCCCTCCACGACATCGACGAGGAAGGCGTCGAGGATGTCCTCCATGTCGTAGGACGCCTCTCTGACGTCGCCAGCCCACAGCCGGACCTGTCGATCCAGATGCTCTGGCGGCGTTTCGCCCACCTTGCAGAGAGCCGTGTGCGCACTCTCGAGCTCATTTTTCAGATACTCGATTTGCTCCGGCAGGCCCTTCTGCAGCTTGTACTCCTCATGCAGGAGCTCGCCGAGCTTGGTGAGGATGCTGCCCACTGCCCCAGCCACAAGATCCATGCCGACGCCAGGATGGAAGACTGGTGAGGTTGAAGATTCCGCACTTGCTGAAGCTATGGGATGAAGAGTAGAGAGACGTGAGTAATTATTGGTGCAGTGCAGTGGAGACGGTGGCGAATGCGATATGACACCTTGCTTGCCAGGAGAGGAGGAAAGCAGAGCTAGGCGAGCAAGCCTGTCTTTAATGGGTACAATAGCAAACGCTTGTTTGATAGATCAATActtattttctagaaaaaaagCCTTCTATTCAACATTAGCCGTAGTAGCCTTACTACCCGGCAAGAGGCAATAAAATATTTCAATCCCCTCGTTTCCATCCTCACAACTAGAGATAAGGTGCTGTTTTTTTTGGCGGCTCCTACCTAACTTCTGGATGGACAATGTGTGGATCACTGCTTCCGCCTGTACTCGGGTCCACACTTTTGCCGGACTCGGCAAGATACATTGCATATGCTCTTATCTTTCCTCTCCCTCCCACCTCTCTCTCGAGGCTTCTCGACATAGCGGACCTGCGGCTGGCCCGCACGCCCACTTTTGAAGGTTTGCAGAAACTCTTCAGAGGACGCTATGTCGATCTTGCTCCAGCCCCAGCTTCTTAAGCAGCACGATCCTTGCTTGCATGTAACTCCGGTTTCGGTGCTCTCATTCGGCTTTTAGCAATGTTAACTCATGATGATTAACACTTGACTTATGCCAGAGGTTACAGTAAATATTTTGATATATAATTTCTATGTAGAACAGGTACGACATCGATCCGTACTATAATCTTACTAGTGTGGGATCTTATTTCCAGTTTTTATTTTTTGGGAACTATCTTATTTACTGTTGTGGAGCAACTGTGCGCATGATATTGTTAGCTGGTTTATGCTTTTTTTGGTAAACAAAAGGACTCAGTAGTGGCCTGCTTACCTGTCGGGTTCAGGAAGAAGATGCACAAGGTGGGGTAATGTCTGATGAAGGAATGGACTTGCTGTTGTAGGGTATACGTCAGTGGGGCGCGCTGTTAGTTGGTGTAATGGCCGTCAGTAGTTAGGCGAAGCTTGAGTCGGTTTTGTGGGGCGTTATGACTCCGTTAGCTTAGCTGTAAGCCGGCTGTCTGGTGTTGggccttggtctataaaaggcgCCGTCCTGTAACCGCAGAAGGGCATGAATTGAATGAATACAGAATCCATCCCTGAACTCTGTTATTCCCCTATCTGAACTCTTTCTTCTCCCTGTATTCTTCTTCAATCCTCTCTAGATTCTATCCGGTTCATCCTGAACCCTATCCAGTTCCAGTCCCCGTTGGGTCCTTGATACGGCTGAGCTGATCCCTCGCCGTAGCTGTTCGTCCTGGCGCCCAAGCGCGAACCGTCGAAGATCCAGCAGGCGATGGCGTCTTCCCTGGAGGACTTGACGACGAAGTTCGACCTGCTGTCCCACAAGTTTGAGAGCTTTCAAGACATGATGAAGGAATCACTCGACAAGTGGAGCAGGATGGAGGCGTGGCGGATGACGGCCGACGAGTCGTTCGGCGCATTGCTTCACCAGACGACCACCGTGGCGGAGCGTGCCGACACCGCGACGGCCCCAATCAACCAGCTGGAGCaccacccaccaccaccaccgccgccgctgccgctgccacctTCTTCGCACGTTCTGCCTCTGCATCAAGCGTTCCCGGCGGCGGCGGATTTGAACCGGCTTGTGCAAGATCACCGGGTGTTGGGCGAGGGGATCCTTGGAACCCTGCCATGCCCAGTCACGGGTACGCATACTGGCACTGAGTTTCATTCGCATTCTCCGCAATTTCCGAAGACGGAGTTTCCCAAATTCCATGGtgattgttgacggtcactaacaccaattataaaaccgtcaacataacatgcatttatacttaattccatcaccaaacatagataTAGGggcttaaactaataaattccacgagttttgatgaatctgtgtttttagtaggatttatccagaaaatcatcaagggggacctattcgtcaaaggaaattacggaATTCCACCACGTAAACAGTAtgagaagattctagaagactccaggatgCTCTCCACAGAAACAGACCccgaggggctgccatgtggggccggccggccggcctgtaGGTCCCATTAGTCAGCCTCGGCTTCGAAAGTCAGTTTTGCACcgccattgagatccaatcttcgccgtttattcaagttagtttgatccgagggctcaggattgatgctctggcctatatatatcatcCCCTACCCGCCTCCCTCAGTAgatccgaaaaccctaattcgtatctttaggatcagagccagctatcaagagaagattagtcctccatatgaTCTAGtattgtaaataatagtgagatggagagtggtggaagagtttggaggagatgccaatttgtaccttggtggatccaagttctatttgagcttgcctctgagatttctcttgtcatcaacttctgattcaagtaaacttcttgtttatattgttcatcaggttcacaactcgtttgagtgctttattctttatcggggaagagtaaagtagtaattgtagtgtaagcgtggtgcttaaactctagttacttgtggatgcatcctgcattccggatcggtggtagctcgtgagggtaactcttatagcctcgttgaatcctctgtagtccacctctcgtttgtagggcaagtaggacgcggttactttggaaagcatcctctgctggtgtctttccttaagtaatgtccccagttgaatagtagaagacatagcttacctaagtcagaactagagaaccttagttttttctctttacgctcctatttatcttaaccttgttgctacccctagttgagttagaccgtagttagtctcacacgtttccctgtggatatgatacttggaatactttcgggtgaaagctacagcggtattcgtgcgcttgcagatttatctgtgtgcgttaaatataccaataaACTTTCTGGCACCGTTGTCAGGGAAACGGATGCTGAATTAACTAGGAGCCTAGCTTAATCTCTTATCTTTTATcttctttttttattcttttcctttttatcatgaattccactcctatctacctATACGCCGCACCTACGAGCGCGCGCCTGGAGCCACCAAAATTTGTAGAGCCTATCCTTACACCTGGTTATGAGTTGCGCCTGTGTTTTATAAAACTGATTCAGGATcaatccttcttgggagaaggcaacgaaaacccatactcacacctacaagagtttgaacagacctgtgcatgcttgtgtATCGCTAGCATGCctgacaaaaccttaagatgaaagttgtttccattctcttcgatgggaagagctaaacaatggtacagtcaaatcgtaggaagtatgcaaggagattgggaaacggtATGCTCTAAATtctgtttatgtttctttccaaCCTCTAAAGTGGTTATCCTtcaaaaagaggttctaaattttagacaactagaagaagaatctcttagcACATCGTGTGATcgttttaatgacctcatcatcactggcccggACCTTGCTATTCTAGACCCaatgctccttcaacatttttacatgggtgttagcaaggattccatggaatcccttgatgcagcctctagaagagctttccttcatctgtcagctagtgaagcaaggtctatgcttgatatGATTAGTGGAAAAACTCTCTACACTAGCAATCATAATAAACTCCTCGagaaagagaaggaatcatctcccaaacaacaagagaaagttttgatagcctaatcacaaccacttcaatcccaaggtttagctatcaatcctgaaccatctataccccaaaatccaaatcctccaaaggaagaagaaattcaaccttttgaaatttcttatgaggatgatctttttgatgattttgggaaaagcttaaactttcggtttcacaagagaccttcgagtgaatataattcaaatcctttcAAGAAAAGATCTCTTTGGAAGCGTCCTTATTCCCGTATagaacattgggaagaattcaagggtgGCATGTCAAGTGGTGTTATAGAAGGAGAGCTGAGTCATTTAGCCAATCCTGTCTTCTCACCTTCTATgaccacattagatgtcttatctGAATCCATttctcaacccatccttgaccccgatgatcccttttatgctctttctcctaagtctcatgatgaccctagaaatccaccaagacacccaaagtataggaatcatgaaggccacaaggatgaccaagaagagcaacgataATGG
This sequence is a window from Miscanthus floridulus cultivar M001 chromosome 10, ASM1932011v1, whole genome shotgun sequence. Protein-coding genes within it:
- the LOC136487325 gene encoding putative disease resistance protein At1g50180, with the protein product MDLVAGAVGSILTKLGELLHEEYKLQKGLPEQIEYLKNELESAHTALCKVGETPPEHLDRQVRLWAGDVREASYDMEDILDAFLVDVVEGAAPAETKSKKGLLKRLKKMAKLLKESKARHDIAGAIEDMKKRLQEVWDRRERYSIPVAVPAPATKLDPRLVDMHKEAAQIIGIERARAELIDMFQSSTHGHGDAGASSSSNRTNIVSVVGAGGLGKTTLAKAVYDELSTGYDCRAFVSVGCNPDLVQVFTSIFFGLDQNKYQAIRDIKDLQLLIVELRKFLENKRFFIVIDDVWDINSWKALGLALHQKNNGSRVVKTTRNLEVACVDEVYQLGPLSHDNSKKLFYMRLFGGEDNCPAHHPEGASEKILHKCGGVPLAIITMASLLVGKSRNDWFEVCNSPGFYGGRDNRQVDDTEWILSLSYYDLPSHLKTCLLYLSVYPEDYEIEKDSLIWKWVAEGFIEKKTGTSLFQRGEEYFHQLINRSMIQGVESEVDGIIHGCRVHDMVLDLIRGLAGEENFITISNEDGRTSSRHNLRRLAHQNRILLLGQSHRHRDTTQLRSLVAHGCDIRGWILSPSFKLLRVLALETCTSSNIQEYGRRWLEHLGELVHLRYLGLRHTNVRELPKAIGALKLLQTLDMLDTELHQLPWSISLLTRLVCLRCDSIFVMVPDGFLQKVTSLEELQISVCMLSSESERQFLKELGNQSLLRVLRVNGLGRLDESMQAELLKSLGNLQELQHLDLDYNLIRETSPASVEWDKAVLPEHLRRLRIQSIWFPCVPSFIYPTLLPNLCYLWLHVDHMDEAGLRALGGLPDLRCLSILPPDLIRGPTDYGMVVNIAAHDVFFPKLRILRLAGWMVQLATNGDSTSASLSIWRGGQDAAMVFDSDSKAEDGGRSRVARAPVAVMPNLQELVFTVPIRAFYKDIHATCDNNLGLDLECLPSLRYFLARLDCKDAFREDVNKANAELRRLAQLHPNSSALRFEVGKINVEDMMAGPIHSDGEESWEIQPFAS
- the LOC136487326 gene encoding uncharacterized protein isoform X2 produces the protein MASSLEDLTTKFDLLSHKFESFQDMMKESLDKWSRMEAWRMTADESFGALLHQTTTVAERADTATAPINQLEHHPPPPPPPLPLPPSSHVLPLHQAFPAAADLNRLVQDHRVLGEGILGTLPCPVTGFIQKIIKGDLFVKGNYGIPPRKQYEKILEDSRMLSTETDPEGLPCGAGRPACRSH
- the LOC136487326 gene encoding uncharacterized protein isoform X1 produces the protein MASSLEDLTTKFDLLSHKFESFQDMMKESLDKWSRMEAWRMTADESFGALLHQTTTVAERADTATAPINQLEHHPPPPPPPLPLPPSSHVLPLHQAFPAAADLNRLVQDHRVLGEGILGTLPCPVTVGFIQKIIKGDLFVKGNYGIPPRKQYEKILEDSRMLSTETDPEGLPCGAGRPACRSH